From Loxodonta africana isolate mLoxAfr1 chromosome 2, mLoxAfr1.hap2, whole genome shotgun sequence, the proteins below share one genomic window:
- the DNAJC18 gene encoding dnaJ homolog subfamily C member 18 isoform X2: MAATLGSGERWTEAYIDAIRRNKYSEDGPPESHDPCGCCNCMKAQKEKKSENERNQIRQGEGSATYTEEQLLGVQRIKKCRNYYEILGVSRNASDEELKKAYRKLALKFHPDKNCAPGATDAFKAIGNAFAVLSNSEKRLRYDEYGDEQVTFTAPQARPYNYYRDFEADITPEELFNVFFGGHFPTGNIHMFSNVTEDTHYYRRRHRHERMRTRKEEEEDKPQTTYSAFIQLLPVLVIVIISVITQLLAANPPYSLFYKSTLGYTISRETQNLQVPYFVDKHFDKAYRGASLHDLEKTIEKDYIDYIQTSCWKEKQQKSELTNLAGLYRDERLKQKAESLKLENCEKLSKLIGLRRGG, encoded by the exons CGGAAGACGGACCTCCTGAGAGTCATGACCCCTGTGGTTGCTGTAACTGCATGAAGGcacagaaagaaaagaagtcTGAGAATGAGCGGAATCAGATCCGGCAGGGTGAGGGGAGTGCCACTTACACTGAGGAGCAGCTGCTTGGGGTGCAAAG GATCaagaaatgcagaaattactaTGAAATTCTGGGAGTTTCACGAAATGCCAGTGATGAAGAGCTTAAGAAAGCTTATCGAAAACTCGCCCTGAAATTTCATCCTGACAAGAACTGTGCTCCTGGAGCAACAGATGCTTTCAAAG CGATAGGAAATGCCTTTGCAGTCCTGAGTAATTCTGAGAAGAGACTCCGCTATGATGAATATGGAGATGAACAGGTGACTTTCACTGCCCCTCAAGCCAGACCTTATAATTATTACAGGGACTTTGAAGCCGACATCACTCCAGAAGAACTATTCAACGTCTTCTTTGGAGGACATTTTCCTACAG GAAATATTCACATGTTCTCAAATGTGACAGAGGATACCCACTACTATCGCCGGCGTCACAGACATGAGAGGATGCGGACgcgaaaggaagaggaagaagataaACCTCAG ACTACATATTCTGCATTTATCCAGTTACTTCCAGTCCTTGTGATTGTGATTATATCTGTCATTACTCAGCTGCTGGCTGCTAATCCCCCATATAGTCTGTTTTACAAATC GACCTTGGGCTACACCATTTCTAGGGAAACCCAGAACCTGCAGGTGCCTTACTTTGTGGATAAACACTTTGACAAGGCCTACAGAGGAGCGTCTCTGCATGACCTGGAGAAGACGATAGAGAAGGATTACATCGATTACATCCAGACCAGTTGTTGGAAGGAGAAACAACAAA AGTCGGAGTTGACAAATTTGGCAGGATTATACAGAGATGAACGATTGAAACAGAAAGCAGAGTCACTGAAACTTGAAAACTGTGAAAAACTTTCCAAACTTATTGGCCTACGCAGAGGTGGCTGA
- the DNAJC18 gene encoding dnaJ homolog subfamily C member 18 isoform X1, translated as MGPRKLSAHLGSLTAYIDAIRRNKYSEDGPPESHDPCGCCNCMKAQKEKKSENERNQIRQGEGSATYTEEQLLGVQRIKKCRNYYEILGVSRNASDEELKKAYRKLALKFHPDKNCAPGATDAFKAIGNAFAVLSNSEKRLRYDEYGDEQVTFTAPQARPYNYYRDFEADITPEELFNVFFGGHFPTGNIHMFSNVTEDTHYYRRRHRHERMRTRKEEEEDKPQTTYSAFIQLLPVLVIVIISVITQLLAANPPYSLFYKSTLGYTISRETQNLQVPYFVDKHFDKAYRGASLHDLEKTIEKDYIDYIQTSCWKEKQQKSELTNLAGLYRDERLKQKAESLKLENCEKLSKLIGLRRGG; from the exons CGGAAGACGGACCTCCTGAGAGTCATGACCCCTGTGGTTGCTGTAACTGCATGAAGGcacagaaagaaaagaagtcTGAGAATGAGCGGAATCAGATCCGGCAGGGTGAGGGGAGTGCCACTTACACTGAGGAGCAGCTGCTTGGGGTGCAAAG GATCaagaaatgcagaaattactaTGAAATTCTGGGAGTTTCACGAAATGCCAGTGATGAAGAGCTTAAGAAAGCTTATCGAAAACTCGCCCTGAAATTTCATCCTGACAAGAACTGTGCTCCTGGAGCAACAGATGCTTTCAAAG CGATAGGAAATGCCTTTGCAGTCCTGAGTAATTCTGAGAAGAGACTCCGCTATGATGAATATGGAGATGAACAGGTGACTTTCACTGCCCCTCAAGCCAGACCTTATAATTATTACAGGGACTTTGAAGCCGACATCACTCCAGAAGAACTATTCAACGTCTTCTTTGGAGGACATTTTCCTACAG GAAATATTCACATGTTCTCAAATGTGACAGAGGATACCCACTACTATCGCCGGCGTCACAGACATGAGAGGATGCGGACgcgaaaggaagaggaagaagataaACCTCAG ACTACATATTCTGCATTTATCCAGTTACTTCCAGTCCTTGTGATTGTGATTATATCTGTCATTACTCAGCTGCTGGCTGCTAATCCCCCATATAGTCTGTTTTACAAATC GACCTTGGGCTACACCATTTCTAGGGAAACCCAGAACCTGCAGGTGCCTTACTTTGTGGATAAACACTTTGACAAGGCCTACAGAGGAGCGTCTCTGCATGACCTGGAGAAGACGATAGAGAAGGATTACATCGATTACATCCAGACCAGTTGTTGGAAGGAGAAACAACAAA AGTCGGAGTTGACAAATTTGGCAGGATTATACAGAGATGAACGATTGAAACAGAAAGCAGAGTCACTGAAACTTGAAAACTGTGAAAAACTTTCCAAACTTATTGGCCTACGCAGAGGTGGCTGA